A single genomic interval of uncultured Sphaerochaeta sp. harbors:
- a CDS encoding extracellular solute-binding protein → MPKQTAMGCGILNNKKVYKKLGLSVPKTWAEFAADNEKIKKAGITPIIATYGDSRNDERSCKRLTFGIGCKEYLASV, encoded by the coding sequence GTGCCAAAACAGACCGCAATGGGTTGCGGCATTCTCAATAACAAGAAAGTCTACAAAAAGCTTGGCCTGAGTGTTCCCAAGACCTGGGCAGAGTTTGCTGCAGACAATGAGAAGATCAAGAAGGCAGGCATCACTCCTATTATCGCTACGTATGGTGATAGCAGGAATGATGAAAGGAGCTGTAAAAGGCTGACTTTTGGTATTGGATGCAAGGAATACCTTGCAAGCGTATAA
- a CDS encoding family 78 glycoside hydrolase catalytic domain, whose amino-acid sequence MTTVSKLQINYLDHVVGITEGPQFSWVIDTPFRNCRQKQYQIQIADEASFASPLFDTGLVESSDSAQVRVPGFIPDEGVLYWARVRVVTEADSQGVYTSPFSASATMLGGLKDPDSMKDYFITAETEEDIKLSKGTYLRKTISLKKEVKSAVIFSTAQGVYQLNIDGKKVSRDELAPGWTSYDHRLLYQSYDVTDMLSAGEHVLGAHLGSLWYKSTLSFLMIHNFYGDYAALSLRLDVTYSDGSKETFYSDESWRGSDSPVLNSQLYDGETYDASLEQTGWDKPGFDDAAWRAAKPVPCTSKHIEAQEGSPVALQEVMAPTLAFTTPKGERVIDFGQNMSALPEIRGKGKAGETIVLRCFEVLDKDGNVYTDNLRRAEQRITYTIKDDKPFVYRPHFTFFGFRFIHVESFPARADLDNFKAYVIHSDMPQTGSFACSNEDLNQLQHNILWGLKSNFVDVPTDCPQRDERLGWTGDAQIFCQTASYNVNTYTFFKKWLKDLALDQTKEGGVPHVVPDVLYKYPFDNWLLNKGTHSATAWADAAIINPWVLYLTFGDTAILETQYESMKGWIDFMKTHAKNNIWNYKLQFGDWVALDAEEGSYFGATPNDLTCTAYYAYSTRLFVKITRILGKEEVASEYEALHDKIVQTFQETFFNADGTMTAQTQTAHILALHFNLAPKQFVAKTVENLKKLLAEHDGHLVTGFVGTPYFCHALSSNGCLDEAYELLLKDDFPSWLYQVKKGATTIWEHWDGIKPDGSMWSPDMNSFNHYAYGAIGEWLYRVVAGLDMDEHKPGYKHTIIAPRIGGNLSWVEASYESVYGKVGVRWEKESKTNVITLQATVPANATATIRLLDGATLVDGDALTFAKREDILEAEAGSGVYTIRYTLNS is encoded by the coding sequence ATGACAACAGTTTCCAAGCTGCAGATCAATTATCTTGACCATGTTGTAGGAATTACCGAGGGACCACAGTTTTCTTGGGTAATCGACACACCATTTAGAAATTGTCGACAGAAACAGTATCAAATACAGATAGCTGATGAAGCATCCTTTGCCTCACCTCTGTTCGACACCGGCCTGGTGGAGAGTAGTGATTCTGCACAGGTTCGCGTGCCAGGATTCATCCCAGATGAAGGAGTTCTCTACTGGGCACGGGTGAGAGTCGTTACCGAAGCAGATAGCCAGGGAGTCTACACCTCACCATTCAGTGCAAGTGCAACTATGCTCGGAGGCTTGAAAGACCCTGACTCCATGAAAGATTATTTCATTACCGCGGAGACAGAAGAGGATATCAAGCTCTCCAAAGGCACCTATCTCAGAAAAACCATCTCTCTGAAGAAAGAGGTGAAATCAGCGGTAATCTTCTCCACCGCACAGGGCGTCTACCAGCTGAATATCGACGGCAAGAAGGTTTCAAGAGATGAACTCGCTCCAGGATGGACCAGCTATGATCATCGCCTACTCTACCAGAGCTATGATGTAACAGACATGCTCTCAGCCGGTGAGCATGTACTTGGCGCACACCTCGGCTCTCTCTGGTATAAGAGCACGCTCAGCTTCCTGATGATTCACAACTTCTATGGTGACTATGCTGCTCTCTCACTCCGTCTAGATGTAACCTACAGTGATGGAAGCAAAGAGACGTTCTACAGTGATGAGAGCTGGAGAGGTAGCGACAGTCCGGTCCTGAATTCACAGCTCTATGATGGGGAGACCTATGATGCTTCCCTGGAACAGACTGGTTGGGACAAACCAGGATTTGACGACGCTGCATGGCGTGCAGCTAAACCAGTTCCTTGTACTTCAAAACATATTGAGGCACAGGAGGGCTCCCCTGTTGCGCTTCAGGAGGTCATGGCTCCAACCCTTGCCTTTACGACACCCAAGGGAGAGCGGGTCATCGATTTCGGCCAGAACATGAGTGCTCTTCCGGAGATCAGGGGTAAAGGCAAGGCAGGAGAGACCATAGTCCTGCGTTGTTTCGAAGTACTGGATAAGGACGGCAATGTCTACACCGACAACCTCCGTAGGGCTGAACAGAGAATTACCTACACCATCAAGGATGACAAACCATTCGTGTATCGTCCCCATTTCACCTTCTTCGGGTTCCGATTCATCCATGTTGAATCGTTCCCCGCTCGTGCAGATCTTGATAATTTCAAAGCCTACGTGATTCACTCCGATATGCCGCAAACGGGTAGCTTTGCTTGTTCCAACGAGGATCTGAACCAGTTGCAGCATAATATCCTGTGGGGATTGAAGAGTAATTTCGTGGATGTTCCCACTGACTGCCCTCAGCGTGATGAACGTCTTGGATGGACGGGTGATGCACAGATTTTCTGTCAGACAGCAAGCTATAATGTGAACACCTACACCTTCTTCAAGAAATGGCTCAAGGACCTTGCCCTAGACCAGACCAAGGAAGGGGGCGTTCCCCATGTAGTGCCCGATGTACTGTACAAGTACCCGTTTGATAACTGGTTGCTCAACAAGGGAACCCATTCTGCTACTGCCTGGGCTGATGCTGCGATCATCAATCCATGGGTGCTTTACCTCACCTTTGGTGATACAGCAATCCTGGAGACTCAGTATGAGAGCATGAAGGGCTGGATTGACTTCATGAAAACCCATGCCAAGAACAACATCTGGAACTACAAGCTTCAGTTTGGCGACTGGGTTGCCTTGGATGCTGAGGAAGGAAGCTACTTTGGAGCCACTCCAAACGACCTTACATGTACCGCATACTATGCCTATTCCACCAGACTTTTTGTCAAGATTACAAGGATTCTCGGAAAGGAAGAGGTAGCAAGCGAGTATGAAGCCCTGCATGATAAGATTGTGCAGACATTCCAGGAAACCTTCTTCAATGCCGATGGTACCATGACCGCCCAGACACAGACCGCTCATATTCTTGCTCTTCACTTCAATCTTGCTCCCAAGCAGTTTGTTGCAAAGACTGTGGAGAATCTGAAGAAGCTGCTGGCTGAGCATGATGGACACCTGGTAACAGGATTTGTCGGTACTCCGTACTTCTGTCATGCACTCTCTTCCAATGGGTGCCTGGATGAAGCATATGAGTTGTTGCTCAAGGATGACTTCCCTTCCTGGCTGTATCAAGTCAAGAAAGGTGCTACCACAATCTGGGAGCACTGGGATGGTATCAAACCGGATGGCTCAATGTGGAGCCCAGACATGAACTCATTCAACCACTATGCCTATGGTGCAATTGGTGAGTGGTTGTACCGTGTTGTTGCAGGTCTGGACATGGATGAGCACAAACCAGGATACAAGCATACGATCATCGCACCAAGGATTGGGGGAAATCTCAGTTGGGTGGAAGCCTCCTATGAATCGGTATATGGAAAAGTGGGTGTCCGTTGGGAGAAAGAGAGCAAGACAAACGTTATAACCTTGCAAGCAACGGTTCCAGCCAATGCCACCGCCACTATCCGATTGCTGGATGGGGCAACATTGGTTGATGGGGATGCCCTCACATTTGCCAAGCGTGAGGACATCCTGGAAGCCGAAGCCGGTTCAGGGGTATATACGATCCGCTATACGCTGAACTCATAA